The Candidatus Acidiferrales bacterium genome contains the following window.
GCTCACCGGTGAAGTCGGGCTGGACGATTTCCATGCGGCCGGAGAGAAGGACAAAAAAGGGAACGTCCATGTCACCCGGTTCGAAGAGAATGTCGCCGGTTTCAACGTGTCTCAACCGGCCATGCGAACGAATGCGGTCAATCTGTGGCTCAGACAGAACTGGAAACGCTTGCGTCCGAGGATCAAGCACAGAAGGGATTGGTGTCGAGAAGGCCATTTTCTCTCTGGAAGCGTTTGAAAGGTTATTAGAGCACGAAGTCGAGGGTTTGGCGAGTCGAGGTGCCTGTGTAGCGCGCCGGTGGATCGGATAGAAAAGCTCCATCTTCGAAAACCCGATGAGATTCAGAATGGGCGAACGGTTGGCTGGGGCGGTTGGATTCGAACCAACACCGTCTGCATTAACAGTGCAGCGTCCTACCGATTGGACCACGCCCCAACGCGGGCGAGGAATTTCTGTGAATATTTTAGATGAGGGGAGGGGTTTGCGGGATTTCCGCTCGCTTCAATAGGGGGTGGAAGCGGTGGTGGAGGGCGGCGAAACCGATGAGCACACCCCCGCCGTTTAGAGGGTAGGTTTTCGTGGAGGTCGGCGGGAGAGGTGTCGAGGGAAGCAAGCCGGCCCAGCCCTCAATCCCCTAAAGGGATCCTCGGCTTGCTTTCCCCCTACGCGAGAGGGATAGGCACGCGGGAAGCCATTCATAAGCCTTTTAATTTCAGTCAATTGCTGATTGGGCGGCGAGTAAAAATCTCCAGTGCCCAGTAAAAACTCCCCGCGAAGGCGTGATTTGACCTCGATTGGATAGTCTAAATGGAGGCAGGGTCGCGCGTCACGATCCAGAAGATTCAAATTCCTCCACCATGTGCCTGCTGCGGTTCTTGACCAGCGCGCGGATGGCTTGCTATGTTGATGGATTAAGCTGGGCGAATTCTACGCACAGGGCGACGGACGCGCCTGTACGAGACCAGTTCAGCCACTGAGCCTATGGGATTGCAGAAAATCGTCGTTCGCGGCGCGCGGCAACACAACCTGAAGAACATCAGCCTGGAAATTCCGCGGAACACGCTGACGGTCATCACGGGCCTTTCGGGCTCGGGGAAGTCGTCGCTGGCGTTCGACACGCTATACGCGGAAGGGCAGCGGCGGTATGTCGAATCGCTTTCCGCCTACGCGCGGCAATTCCTGGATCAGATGGAGCGGCCGGAAGTGGATTCGGTCGAGGGACTTTCGCCGGCGATTGCCATCGAGCAGAAGACGACGACGCGATCGCCGCGGTCGACCGTCGGAACGATTACAGAGATTTACGATTACCTGCGCGTGATTTACAGCTCGATTGGCACGCCGCATTGCCCGAATTGCGGCAAGCCCATCACGCGGCAATCGACCGAGCAGATTGTGCAATCCGTGCTGGCGCTGAAACCGGATGAACGGATCATGGTGCTGGCGCCGGTGGTGCGCGGGCGCAAAGGCGAATACAAGAAGGAGTTCGAGAAATTCGCGAAGGCGGGATTCACACGCGCGCGCGTTGATGGAGATTTGGTCAACCTGGACGATCCGCCAGCGCTCGACCGACGGCGGAATCACACGATTGAAATCGTTGTCGACCGGCTGCTGATCAAAGAGGGCATCGCGAAGCGGTTGGAGCAGTCGATTGAGACGGCGACGAAGCTGACTTCGGGGCTCGTGACCATCGCGATTGTCGGCGGCGAAGAGCACATGTATTCGGAGAAGCTCGCATGCGCGGACTGCGGAATTTCCGTGCCGGAGATCGAGCCGCGGTCGTTCAGCTTCAATTCGCCGTACGGCGCGTGCCCGGAATGCCATGGGCTCGGCGCGAAATTCAACTTCGATCCGGGGAAAATCATTGTGGACTGGTCGAAGCCGCTCTTCGAGGGCGGACTCGGGCCGGGCGCAGGCTCCGCGTATTTGCAGCGCACGCTGAAGATCGCGGCGCTGGCGCACAAATTCGATTTGGCGATGCCATTTGAGAAACTTTCGCGGAAGGCGCAGAACCTGATTCTTTACGGCAATCATGAGGGAGGGCGCGCGGCGAAAGGGCTGAATTTTCAGGGCATTGTCGATTTCCTGGAAAGCAGTCTCGAAGATTCGACTTCCGACGATTATCGCGAGTGGCTGACGCAATATATGTCGCCGACGGCTTGCGCGGCGTGCGGGCAAAAACGGCTGCGGGCGGAAAGCCTGGCGGTGAAAGTCGGCGGATATTCGATTGCAGATTTCACGGCGCTTTCGCTGGCGGCAGCGCGACAGGGGATTGACAAGATTCTGCCCGGGCTGACGCAGCGGCAACTGGCCATCGCCGGACGTCCGCTCAATGAAGTCGCGGAGCGCATCGATTTTCTGCTCGCCGTGGGACTGGGGTATCTGACGCTGGATCGTTCGGCGGCGACGCTTTCGGGCGGCGAAGCGCAGCGCATTCGGCTGGCGACGCAAATCGGCTCGCGGCTGCGCGG
Protein-coding sequences here:
- the uvrA gene encoding excinuclease ABC subunit UvrA; its protein translation is MGLQKIVVRGARQHNLKNISLEIPRNTLTVITGLSGSGKSSLAFDTLYAEGQRRYVESLSAYARQFLDQMERPEVDSVEGLSPAIAIEQKTTTRSPRSTVGTITEIYDYLRVIYSSIGTPHCPNCGKPITRQSTEQIVQSVLALKPDERIMVLAPVVRGRKGEYKKEFEKFAKAGFTRARVDGDLVNLDDPPALDRRRNHTIEIVVDRLLIKEGIAKRLEQSIETATKLTSGLVTIAIVGGEEHMYSEKLACADCGISVPEIEPRSFSFNSPYGACPECHGLGAKFNFDPGKIIVDWSKPLFEGGLGPGAGSAYLQRTLKIAALAHKFDLAMPFEKLSRKAQNLILYGNHEGGRAAKGLNFQGIVDFLESSLEDSTSDDYREWLTQYMSPTACAACGQKRLRAESLAVKVGGYSIADFTALSLAAARQGIDKILPGLTQRQLAIAGRPLNEVAERIDFLLAVGLGYLTLDRSAATLSGGEAQRIRLATQIGSRLRGVMYVLDEPSIGLHARDNGRLLGTLETLRDLGNTVLVVEHDEETIRRANYVVDLGPGAGKTGGNLVATGAPAEIAANANSLTGRYLAGALKIPVPAQRRKANGKSLRIVGAQANNLKNIDVEFPLGLLTVITGVSGSGKSTLVNDILYRALAQKLYHSTEAPGAHRAILGLEHLDKVIEIDQAPIGRTPRSNPATYTGVFTPIRELFAMLPESRERGYRPGRFSFNVKGGRCEACQGDGLRRIEMNFLPDVYVLCEVCRGKRYNAETLSVRYKGYSISDLLEMPIEDALPVLENIPQIKQKLGTMVDVGLGYVQLGQSATTLSGGEAQRTKLARELSRRQTGRTLYILDEPTTGLHFDDVKKLLDVLKRLVDLGNTIMIIEHHLDVIKQADWIIDLGPEGGEGGGHIVAQGTPEQVARNKRSYTGAALAPSLSNNHVSAPNK